In a genomic window of Verrucomicrobiota bacterium:
- a CDS encoding DUF1553 domain-containing protein, with translation MTESGKLLTSARMDLAPRQFRFQTLRCLRWSGAFLVFCLGSLMPSRAAVEAKAHWSFKPLQSPAVPEAIPGWKPRNPIDRFVHSGLRRRGLRPSVEASKPVLLRRAALVLTGLPPSIEEWQAFLKDRHPDAYRRRVQAYLDTPRRAERWAKHWLDAAGYADSNGYFSADTDRPLAYRYRDYVIRSLHHDKPFDRFIREQLAGDEMSGWKPGQPANAGIIELLEATHFLRNGQDGSGESDGNPDEVRVDRYYALESSMQILGSSLLGLTVQCAKCHDHKFEPFTQSDYYSFQAFLYPAFNIEQWVKPNDRVVEASLPGELENWKVAEKQRDTETEAIRQELARWVRSHRVEGRTLFADDFESESVSRSRWSNRAPGDDTEGGSPPVTWQGEAGPSARVERGSLHIIEGGGSGDRWISTRASFDWRPARTNDWIEASFLLRSARAGQAGRDADRIGWMIALHDFDDSSSTPGGNLLIDGNPGGPSAIYVDYPGPDSKNRGSLGTTGYGPGRRYGVRITMTGEDRFSMQHWVDDAPDGPPMVLKGEDLPPGGFGFEYCCGRSFEVDDVRVAVSRREDPAWAKASSEFEQAFAERQKSADQQLQEIAKRRQPRPGQVAWVSDMSEKTPVVRVLNRGNPKTPGVVAEPAFPAFLSGVGHLPKGSQADGVAQARGRRTAWADWLTQPGSIQEGLLARNLVNRVWLQIFGTGLVSTPDNLGQSGANPTHPELLEWLAWEFARSGWSLKRLQALILDSAVFRQSSASRAEGLAKDSANASLWRFPVRRLDAESIRDGMLASSGMLGAKSHGPYVPTARNGAGEVVVDEKHPDAFARSIFLQQKRTQVATLLGVFDAPSIVFNCSKREPTTMPLQSLNLLNSEFAVRRGEDLARRVFKEAGGHEQDRLNHMFLLALGRLPRFGESMECRAFLRKQMESYRTREQAGIRAWSDLGQSMYLMNAYLYLE, from the coding sequence CCTCGAAGCCTGTGTTGCTGAGGCGCGCGGCGCTGGTGTTGACGGGGCTGCCTCCTTCGATCGAAGAGTGGCAGGCATTCCTGAAGGACCGCCACCCTGACGCTTACCGGAGGAGAGTCCAAGCGTATCTGGATACACCTCGACGGGCCGAGCGCTGGGCCAAGCATTGGCTGGACGCGGCGGGCTATGCGGACTCCAACGGTTATTTTTCCGCCGATACGGATCGTCCGCTGGCCTACCGCTACCGCGATTATGTCATTCGTTCGTTGCATCACGACAAACCTTTCGACCGATTCATTCGCGAGCAACTGGCGGGGGATGAAATGTCCGGGTGGAAACCGGGCCAGCCGGCGAATGCCGGCATCATCGAGCTTTTGGAAGCGACCCATTTTTTGAGGAACGGACAGGATGGATCGGGTGAGAGCGACGGAAATCCGGATGAAGTGCGGGTGGACCGTTACTACGCATTGGAGTCGAGCATGCAGATTCTGGGGTCGAGCCTTCTGGGGCTTACCGTGCAGTGCGCCAAATGCCACGACCACAAATTCGAGCCGTTCACGCAATCCGACTATTACTCCTTTCAAGCTTTTCTCTATCCGGCCTTCAACATTGAGCAATGGGTCAAGCCCAATGACCGCGTGGTGGAGGCCTCGCTGCCCGGCGAATTGGAAAACTGGAAGGTGGCGGAGAAACAGCGGGACACGGAGACGGAAGCGATTCGGCAGGAACTGGCGCGCTGGGTGCGATCGCATCGCGTCGAGGGCCGGACGTTGTTTGCCGACGACTTCGAGAGTGAGTCGGTCTCACGGTCGAGGTGGTCCAATCGAGCCCCCGGGGACGACACGGAGGGCGGATCGCCTCCGGTGACTTGGCAGGGCGAGGCGGGGCCCTCGGCCCGGGTTGAAAGGGGCAGTTTGCACATTATTGAGGGAGGTGGTTCAGGGGATCGTTGGATTTCGACGCGAGCGAGTTTCGATTGGAGGCCGGCGCGAACGAATGATTGGATCGAAGCCAGTTTTCTATTGAGGTCGGCCCGTGCCGGTCAGGCTGGCCGCGATGCGGATCGCATCGGCTGGATGATCGCCTTGCACGATTTCGACGACAGTTCTTCCACCCCTGGAGGCAACCTTCTCATCGATGGGAATCCGGGCGGTCCTTCGGCGATTTATGTGGATTATCCCGGTCCTGATTCCAAGAACCGCGGCAGCCTCGGAACCACCGGATATGGGCCCGGCCGGCGCTATGGCGTCAGGATTACCATGACCGGGGAGGATCGCTTTTCCATGCAACATTGGGTGGATGACGCGCCGGATGGACCGCCGATGGTGTTGAAGGGTGAAGATTTGCCGCCGGGCGGATTCGGTTTCGAGTATTGCTGCGGGCGCAGTTTTGAAGTGGATGACGTGCGCGTCGCCGTTTCGAGGAGGGAAGATCCGGCTTGGGCGAAGGCATCCTCGGAATTCGAGCAGGCATTTGCCGAACGGCAAAAGTCCGCCGACCAGCAGTTGCAGGAGATCGCCAAGCGCCGGCAGCCGCGTCCCGGGCAGGTGGCTTGGGTGAGCGACATGTCCGAGAAAACTCCCGTGGTGCGGGTCCTGAACAGGGGCAATCCCAAGACGCCGGGCGTGGTGGCGGAGCCCGCCTTTCCCGCCTTTCTGTCTGGTGTGGGCCATCTGCCGAAGGGAAGCCAGGCGGACGGGGTCGCGCAAGCGAGGGGGAGGCGGACGGCGTGGGCGGATTGGCTGACTCAGCCGGGATCGATTCAGGAAGGATTGCTCGCGCGCAATCTGGTCAATCGCGTGTGGTTGCAGATTTTTGGAACCGGGTTGGTATCGACGCCGGACAATTTGGGACAGAGCGGAGCCAACCCGACCCATCCGGAGCTGCTGGAGTGGCTGGCTTGGGAATTCGCCCGATCCGGATGGAGCCTGAAACGATTGCAGGCACTCATTTTGGATTCGGCGGTGTTTCGGCAATCGAGCGCTTCGCGAGCGGAGGGATTGGCGAAGGACTCCGCGAATGCAAGCCTGTGGCGATTCCCGGTGCGCCGGCTCGACGCGGAGAGCATTCGCGATGGCATGCTGGCCTCCAGCGGCATGTTGGGAGCCAAGAGCCATGGACCCTACGTGCCGACCGCGCGCAACGGGGCGGGGGAAGTGGTGGTGGATGAGAAGCATCCGGATGCTTTTGCGAGATCGATTTTCCTTCAGCAAAAGCGGACTCAGGTGGCGACCTTGCTTGGCGTGTTCGATGCGCCCTCGATCGTGTTCAATTGTTCCAAGCGCGAACCGACCACCATGCCTCTGCAATCGTTGAATCTTCTGAACTCCGAGTTTGCGGTTCGCCGCGGAGAAGACCTGGCCCGGCGGGTTTTCAAAGAAGCGGGTGGACACGAGCAGGATCGCCTCAACCACATGTTCCTCCTCGCCTTGGGGAGGCTGCCGCGGTTTGGAGAATCGATGGAATGCCGCGCGTTTCTGCGAAAACAAATGGAGTCTTACCGAACGCGGGAACAGGCGGGGATTCGCGCGTGGTCCGATTTGGGGCAATCGATGTATCTCATGAATGCTTATCTTTATCTCGAATGA
- a CDS encoding DUF1501 domain-containing protein encodes MKGAFHAWGRRSFLCSAAGCLGGLALADLLAVGAKAGKGTGSASAHVPKFRPKAKAVISLFQHGGPSQMDLFDPKPELNRWHGKPYPGGSLEIHFDKQAGNVLGAPYRFQPRGQCGMGLSELLPHTAGIADDLTLIRSMTTGSVDHESALRIIHTGRFLAGLPSMGSWIIYGLGAETENLPSYVVLSDPGGLPVDGERNWSAGFLPAVYQGTPFRSGPSPVFNLHTPDHFTEVSRRQQLDFLKRINARHAARFPENTEMTARIAHLETAARMQTSVPEALDLRGESEATRRMYGLDRPETEDYGRRCLLARRLVERGVRYVQLFMSGQPWDTHDKNAERLKGLCARTDQPSAALVRDLKQRGMLDSTIVLWTGEFGRLPVSQGKDGRDHNRHAFSLWLAGGGFKAGQVVGATDDFGYRAVDQIVSVHDLHATLLHALGLDHRNLHYPHEGRDTSLTDAEVTHAQVVPGLLA; translated from the coding sequence ATGAAGGGTGCCTTTCACGCTTGGGGCCGCAGGTCGTTTCTCTGTTCCGCGGCGGGATGCCTGGGCGGCCTGGCTCTGGCCGATTTGCTTGCAGTCGGGGCCAAGGCGGGCAAGGGGACCGGGTCCGCATCCGCTCACGTTCCGAAGTTTCGTCCCAAAGCCAAGGCGGTCATCAGCCTTTTTCAACACGGAGGTCCGAGCCAGATGGATCTGTTCGATCCCAAGCCGGAACTGAATCGCTGGCATGGCAAACCTTATCCCGGCGGGTCGTTGGAGATCCATTTCGACAAACAAGCGGGAAACGTGTTGGGAGCGCCTTACCGGTTCCAGCCGCGCGGTCAATGCGGGATGGGATTGTCAGAGCTCCTGCCGCACACCGCGGGCATCGCGGATGACCTCACCTTGATCCGGTCGATGACGACGGGATCCGTCGATCACGAATCCGCGCTGCGCATCATTCACACGGGCCGGTTTCTCGCGGGACTGCCTTCCATGGGGTCGTGGATCATTTACGGGTTGGGGGCGGAAACTGAAAACTTGCCCTCCTACGTGGTTTTATCCGATCCGGGCGGACTGCCGGTGGACGGGGAGCGGAATTGGTCCGCGGGATTCCTTCCCGCCGTGTATCAGGGGACGCCTTTTCGGAGCGGACCCTCGCCCGTTTTTAATCTCCACACACCGGACCATTTCACGGAGGTGTCGCGGCGCCAGCAATTGGACTTTCTCAAGCGCATCAACGCGAGGCATGCCGCGCGATTTCCGGAGAATACCGAGATGACGGCGCGCATTGCCCACTTGGAGACGGCGGCGCGCATGCAAACGTCCGTGCCGGAGGCCTTGGACTTGCGCGGTGAATCGGAAGCGACGCGGAGGATGTACGGCCTGGACCGTCCGGAGACGGAAGATTACGGGCGCCGCTGTCTGCTGGCCCGCCGGTTGGTGGAGCGGGGGGTGCGCTATGTGCAGTTGTTCATGAGCGGCCAGCCTTGGGATACTCACGACAAGAACGCGGAGCGTTTGAAGGGGTTATGCGCCCGGACCGACCAACCCAGCGCGGCGCTGGTGAGAGATCTGAAGCAGCGAGGCATGCTCGACAGCACCATCGTGTTGTGGACGGGCGAGTTTGGCCGCTTGCCGGTGTCGCAGGGCAAAGACGGGCGGGATCACAACCGCCATGCGTTTTCGCTCTGGCTGGCGGGGGGAGGATTCAAGGCCGGGCAGGTGGTGGGGGCCACGGACGATTTCGGATATCGCGCCGTGGATCAGATCGTGAGTGTCCATGATCTGCATGCAACGCTTTTGCACGCCTTGGGTCTTGATCACCGCAACTTGCATTATCCTCACGAAGGCCGGGACACCAGTTTGACCGACGCGGAGGTGACCCATGCCCAGGTGGTGCCGGGGTTGCTGGCGTAG
- a CDS encoding mandelate racemase/muconate lactonizing enzyme family protein, producing the protein MKIEHIICQILRVPHVAAKTASCQDVVLVRVRTSDGLEGIGEADSSPEVVKAIVDAPFSHNIASGLREILKSEHALEHERLWQKMLRRTQYFGRSSVGITAMSAVDMALWDLKGKKFGVPIHTLLGGKQHARFPAYASILFGRDGHETAEIGKRWVERGYRAVKFGWEPMGQSEALDLDLVSGARRGLGAENTLLVDAGCVWDARTALRRAQQFAEFRIGWLEEPLRPWDVDGYVWLRDRSPVPIAAGEAECGRESFRPLIDRHALDVYQVDISRCGFTDAAFIRSRVEEINARLCNHCYTSPLTVAASLHWLATCRDAFLFEDCVDESPMRHELTHEKMQAGRDGFIQVPEGPGLGVTLNEDFVKRYLVAESS; encoded by the coding sequence ATGAAGATCGAACACATCATCTGCCAGATTCTGCGCGTTCCCCATGTGGCTGCCAAGACGGCCAGTTGTCAGGATGTCGTGCTGGTTCGCGTGCGCACCAGCGACGGGTTGGAAGGGATTGGCGAAGCCGATTCCTCTCCGGAGGTGGTGAAGGCCATTGTGGACGCGCCGTTCAGCCACAACATTGCCTCGGGCCTGAGGGAGATCTTGAAAAGCGAGCATGCCCTCGAACACGAGCGCCTTTGGCAAAAGATGCTTCGGCGCACTCAATATTTCGGCCGATCCTCGGTGGGCATTACCGCGATGAGCGCGGTGGACATGGCGTTGTGGGATCTCAAGGGCAAAAAGTTTGGCGTCCCCATTCACACGTTGCTGGGCGGCAAGCAGCATGCCCGCTTCCCGGCTTATGCGAGCATTCTTTTTGGGCGCGACGGCCACGAGACGGCGGAGATCGGGAAGCGCTGGGTGGAGCGGGGATACCGGGCGGTGAAGTTCGGTTGGGAACCCATGGGCCAGTCGGAGGCGCTGGATTTGGACCTCGTGAGCGGGGCGCGCCGGGGGCTTGGCGCCGAGAACACGCTGCTGGTCGATGCCGGTTGTGTCTGGGATGCGCGCACGGCTCTGCGCCGGGCGCAGCAATTCGCCGAGTTCCGCATCGGATGGCTGGAGGAACCGCTGAGGCCGTGGGACGTCGATGGCTATGTCTGGCTGCGGGATCGTTCACCCGTGCCGATCGCCGCGGGGGAGGCCGAATGCGGAAGGGAATCGTTTCGACCTCTGATCGATCGCCACGCGCTGGATGTGTATCAGGTGGATATTTCCCGGTGCGGATTCACGGATGCCGCGTTCATTCGCTCCCGGGTGGAGGAAATCAACGCCCGGCTGTGCAACCATTGTTACACCAGCCCGCTGACCGTGGCCGCAAGCCTGCATTGGCTGGCGACGTGCAGAGACGCCTTCCTGTTCGAGGATTGTGTGGACGAATCGCCGATGCGGCATGAGCTGACGCATGAAAAAATGCAGGCGGGTCGGGACGGTTTCATTCAGGTTCCGGAGGGTCCGGGCCTAGGCGTGACGTTGAACGAGG